In Thermodesulfovibrionia bacterium, the genomic window TTCGCTCGTAGCAAAACCCCGGACGGTTGCTGTTGGTACCAACTCTGGATCTGTTCATCAGTGGGTAAACTTCCGTGGTGATCGCGGTGGTGCTTCATCCACTCAATCTTTTGTTCTTCTATTACTCCGAAGGCTACTAAACCTAGTAGCCACTCCTCATTTTCAGGAACATCCTCAACAAGCTCTTTGTAAATGTCTACCGGACCTGAGATTTTACTCATACGATGTTGCCATTAGGTATCGATAGTTTTGTGCTGTAGCGCCCTAGCGTGCATGTACATGCTTAGCATTATGACGGGAGTCTATACGTCAAACTCTAATGGTTACAATGGGTATTTGGTTTTATTCATCCCTACCCGACCCTAAACGGCAACAACCCCTCCGCCTCCCCCCGATACTGCTCCACATACTCCCGCTCCCTCTTCAAGAAATCCCCAATCGCCGCATCAAACTGCGCATCCGCAATCCAGTGATTGGAATGCGTGATGATCGGTTCAAATCCACGCTGGATTTTGTGCTCGCCCTGGGCGCCGGAGTCGAAGCTTTGCAGTCCGTGCTCGATGCAGTATTCAATACCTTGGTAGTAGCAGGTTTCGAAGTGGAGAAACTGGAATTCCTGCAGGCTGCCCCAGTAGCGGCCGTAGAGTTTGGTGTTGTCGCGCAGGCTGAGCGCGGCGGCGATGCGGCGGCCGTCGCGGGTGGCGACAATCATGAGAATGTTGTCGGGCATGGTGGCGCCGAGTTGGCGAAAGAAATCGAGCGTCAGGTAGCCGTGCTGGCCTCGTACCTGATAGGTGTTCTGGTAGAATCGGTAAAAA contains:
- a CDS encoding GNAT family N-acetyltransferase produces the protein FYRFYQNTYQVRGQHGYLTLDFFRQLGATMPDNILMIVATRDGRRIAAALSLRDNTKLYGRYWGSLQEFQFLHFETCYYQGIEYCIEHGLQSFDSGAQGEHKIQRGFEPIITHSNHWIADAQFDAAIGDFLKREREYVEQYRGEAEGLLPFRVG